Sequence from the Methanobrevibacter arboriphilus genome:
AACAAGGACTAGTGAAAAAATAACTATGACAATAGCACGAAAAGTAGCAATGAAATTGAAAACATCTTTAAAAGATATAAATATTACTAAAAATCATGATATAGGGAGGATTCCTGAATTTTCAAAAGAAGATATTCTTATTTTAGGTTTGCCTGTTTATTCTGGGAGAATTCCTGAAATAATAGAAGAATATGTTCATAATTTAAATGCTGATGGAACAAAGGCTATTGTAGTAGCTGTTTATGGAAACAGGGATTATGATGATGCATTACTTGAAATGAGAAACATATTAAATGAAAATGGGTTTGAAGTAATCGCAGGTGGGGCATTTATTGGAGAACATTCATTTACAGATAAAGTAGCTACAGGCCGACCTGATGAAAAAGACTTAGAAGAAGCAAGGGCATTTGGAGATTCAATAGTAATGAAACTTGAAAATATTGGTGATAATCAAGTTGATAGTATTGATATTAAAGGTAATTATCCTTACAAAGAAAGGGGAGTGCTCCCCCATGTTACACCCTCTACTAATGATGATTGTACCGAATGTATGGATTGTGCAGAAGAATGTCCAACTGGTGCTATAAGTATGGATAATCCAAGGGAAGCA
This genomic interval carries:
- a CDS encoding EFR1 family ferrodoxin (N-terminal region resembles flavodoxins. C-terminal ferrodoxin region binds two 4Fe-4S clusters.) translates to MEVKAVYFSPTRTSEKITMTIARKVAMKLKTSLKDINITKNHDIGRIPEFSKEDILILGLPVYSGRIPEIIEEYVHNLNADGTKAIVVAVYGNRDYDDALLEMRNILNENGFEVIAGGAFIGEHSFTDKVATGRPDEKDLEEARAFGDSIVMKLENIGDNQVDSIDIKGNYPYKERGVLPHVTPSTNDDCTECMDCAEECPTGAISMDNPREADPKKCILCCECIKICPEDAKFNDNEKIIGLAKMLEDNFSQRRDPEIFI